The Rhizobium rhododendri nucleotide sequence GAACGTTGCCGGATCCTTGGAAAACAGCTTGGGGTCAGACATTTTCAGTTCGCGGGCAGCAATTTCAGCCTCCGCCTTGGCGATTTCCTTCGGAATATTTTCAAGCGCATAGGTCTGCTTGAACGACATCTTGGCCTTGCCCTTGACGCCGCCCTGGTTACCGGCGTTCGATCCACCGCCCCGGGCTTTCTCGGCCTTTGCGGCCTTGCGAAGCTCGTCGGCAACGCCCTTGCGCTGTATCAGCATGTCGGAATAACCGCCGGCATATTCGATCCACCGGCCATCGGGCGCGTCAGGATTCATCGGCGCGATGGTCGAGGTAACGGTACGGTCGAGGAAGTCGCGGTCATGGCTGACGAGGATGACGGTGCCGGCAAAGCTGGCAACGGTTTCCTGCAGCAGATCGAGCGTCTCGATGTCGAGGTCGTTGGTCGGTTCGTCGAGGATGAGGAGATTGGTAGGCCGCGACAGGATACGGGCGAGCATCAGGCGAGCGCGTTCGCCGCCCGACAATTTGCGGATCGGCGTGCGTACCTGTTCCGGCGCGAACAGGAAGTCCTTCATGTAGCCCGTGACGTGGCGCTGCTCGCCATTGACGATCAGGCTTTCGCCACGCCCGTCGGTCAGGTAATGGGCCAGCGTCTCTTCCGGATCGAGGTCTTCGCGTTTCTGGTCAAGCGTGGCGATTTCGAGATTGGTGCCGAGCTTAAGCTTGCCGCTGTCCGGCTTCAGCTGGCCCGTCAACATCTTCAGGAGCGTTGTCTTGCCGGCACCGTTGGGGCCGACGAGGCCGATGCAATCGCCACGATGGACGCGGATCGAGAACGGCGCGACGATCGTCCGCTCGCCATAGGCCTTGGTGATCAGTTCCGCCTCGATCACCAGCTTGCCGGATTCCTGCACGTCGGAAATGTTGGCGTTGACCGAGCCCTGCGGACCCTTGTGGCCGCGATAGTCGGCGCGCATCGTCTGCAGATCGCCGAGGCGGCGCATGTTGCGCTTGCGACGCGCGGTGACGCCGTAGCGCAGCCAGTGCTCTTCGCGCTCGATCTGCTTGCCGAGCTTGTGCTGCTCAAGCTCTTCCTGCTCGAGCACCGTGTCACGCCAGGCCTCGAAGAAACCAAAACCCTTGTCGAGACGACGCGAAGTACCGCGGTCGAGCCAGACGGTGGCTGTCGAGACCTTCTCGAGAAAGCGACGGTCATGCGAGATCACGACGATGGCGCTGCGGGTCTTCTGCAACTCGCCTTCCAGCCACTCGATGGTCGGCAGGTCGAGATGGTTGGTGGGCTCGTCGAGGAGCAGGATGTCCGGTTCCGGCGCCAGCACGCGGGCGAGTGCGGCCCGGCGGGCTTCGCCGCCCGAAAGGCTCTGCGGATCCTCATCACCGGTCAATCCCAGGTGCGAGAGCAGGTAGGTGAGGCGATAGGGATCGTCGCCCGGTGTCAGCCCGGCCTCGGCATAGGCGAGAACAGTCTTGTGGTCGCCGAAATCGGGCGCCTGTTCGAGATAGCGGATCGTTGACGAAGGATGGCGGAAGATTTCGCCGGATTGCGCCTCAACCATGCCGGCGGCGATCTTCAACAGCGTCGACTTGCCGGAGCCGTTGCGACCGACCAGCGAAATCTTGTCGCCGGGCTCCACCTGGAAATTGGCACCAGCCAGAAGCGGAGCGCCGCCGAAGGAGAGAAAGATGTCGTCGAGTTTCAGAATAGGGGGGGCCAAGGGTCAGACTCCGGAAAGGTCATAGGGGCGGGCAAGGACGATGGCCCTGCCGCTCGAAAGGGAAAAGCGCACGATACCCTGCGCAACGTTTGAAATGGTGCGGGAGGCACCGAACGGCAAATGGAAACCGGCAAGCGGATAGCGGGCATTGTCAATCGACAGGCCATCGAGCGCGCTGAAACCGGAAACGGAAAACAGGCTACCGGCGGGAAGGTCTATCTCCATGGCGCCGGCGATCAGCGGCACGGCCTCCTCCTCGCCGGAGGTCAACAGCATCGAGAACCCCTGCTCCGCCAGGCTGACGCCGTAGAGAAGCAAGGCCAGCGCATGGTCGGACCGCTCGCCACCGAGCGCGCCGGCAAGCACCAGGCGACGGGCACCGCGACGGATTGCCTCCTCGATGGCAATCTCGCCATCCGTCTGGGCCTTGGCGGCAGGATAAGGCTGCCGCGGCACATCCGGAAAGGCCTCGCCGAGGTCAGCCGGGCTCGAATCGAAATCGCCGACCCACAGTTCCGGCACCACACCGAGCGCCTGCGCATGGCGCATTCCGCCATCGGCGGCGATGAAGCGACTGCCGGCGACTGCCGCCTGAAGCCGCTCCGTCAGATGCAGCGCCCCGCCAAGCAGGATCGTGAAGGTGGATGAACTCATGGGCCAAGCCCATAGCGCAAAGACCGGTCGATAGGGAAGAGCGACAGCCTGTCATCCGTCAAATCGGCGCCTTTAGGGATCCGAATCCCGGTAGCGCGCCCGAAACGCATCCTCGAAGCCACCGATGAACTGATCGAAAAGCCGCGAAAAGGTCTGCATGTCGTCCTCGGACCAATCGGCAACGATATCCCCGATGAGCGCCCGCTTCTGTGCCTGCACCTCTGCAAGAAGCCGCTGGCCGAGCGCGCTCATCACCACGACGATGCGCCTTGCGTCCGCCTGCGACGCCTTGCGGCGCAGGACGCCACGCGTCACCATCTCGGCAACGATGCGGCTGGCCCGCGACGGATCGATCCGCAAGATCTCGGCCACCGCCCCGACTGTCACCTCGCCCCCCGCCTCGGCCCGTCTGATGGCATCGAGCACGTCGAGATGCGAGAGCTCGAGGTCCGGTGCCACGTTCTGGATCGCCAGCCGGCTGATCATCCGGCGTCCGGTCATCAGCCGCATCCGCGTCATCACCTGTCCGATGTGCTGGATATACGCCTCCTGCGCATCCATCGAAACCGGCTCGTCTGTCTTCAAGGTTACTGTCATTCCGCCACGGTAACAGATCATCGCGAAAAGTTGAATATGCAGAATGCATTCAAATGCGCTTGACAGATATATGCTATCAGCACATATAACGGCCATTCTGGATAGGAAGCCCCATGGATATGCACCTGCCGTCTGCGCCCCTTGTGGCGGATCCCCGTCGCCGGCTGATACTTTACCTGTTCCTGATGGTTGCCATGTTCATGGCGATGCTCGACAACCAGATCGTCTCGACGGCACTCCCGACCATCGTCGGCGAATTCGGCCATCTCGAGCGTTTCGGCTGGATCGGCTCTGCCTATCTCCTTTCGCTGAGCGCCGTCATGCCGGTCTACGGCAAGCTGGGCGACCTTTTCGGCCGCAAATACGTGATGATCACCGCGATTGCCATCTTCACCGTTGGCTCCGCCATCTGCGGTCTTGCCGTATCCATGAACACTCTGATTGCCGCCCGCGTTCTGCAGGGGCTCGGCGGCGGCGGTATCCTCGTATCGATCTTCTCGATCAACGCCGACCTGTTCGAGCCTCGGGAGAGAGCCCGCTACCAGAGCTATTCCAGCCTGGTCCTGATGGCATCAGGCGCCATCGGCCCGGTGCTCGGCGGCACGATGAGCGACCTGTTCGGCTGGCGCTCGATCTTTCTCGTCAACATACCGATCGGCTTCATCGTCCTTGCCGGCCTCGTCACCATGCTCCCCTACCGGAAACCCGCCCGCAAGCCGCAGATCGACTATGCCGGCGCCATCGTCCTGGCGATGACGACCACCTGCATCGTGCTTGCCGCTGACGGTACCCAGCTGTTCGGATCGCTGCTGTCCCCGGCAGTTCTCGCTATTATCGCATTCGGCATCGTCTGCGCCATGTCCTGGATCTTCATCGAGCGCCGCGCCCCGGAGCCGATCGTGCCGATGCAGTTGTTCCGCAATCCGACCTTCGGGCTGTTGCTGATCACCTCGCTCACCAGCGGCGCCATCGCCATAGGCATGGTCAACTATTTCGCGCTGTTCCTGCAGACGACCACTGGCCTTTCGCCCTCGGTTGCCGGCCTGTTGTTCATTCTCCTGACCGGCGGCATCGTCTGTGGCTCGCTATCGGCGGGACGGCTTATCTCGGCCACCGGCCGCTACAAGCCCTTCGCCATCGGCAGTGCGGCCTGCAGCATGATTGCCTTTGCGGCCCTGTCGCAAGTCCACGCGGGCACGCCGGTTTACCTGATCGGCGGCCTGATGCTGCTTCATGGCATCGGCATCGGGCTTGCCCAGCAGGTCCCGGTCATCGGCATCCAGAATGCAGCCTCCAGCCGCGATATCGGAGCAGCCACCGGCGCCGTCACGCTCTCGCGCATGGGGGGCGCCTCGATCGCCATCTCCATCTACGGCGCCATCATCGGCTCCCGCCTGCTGCATGTCGGCCTGTCGATCCCCGGCGTCAGCAATATCGAGGAAGTCACACCGAAGATGATGGCGGCCTTGCCGGCTGCCACGCGCGAAGCCGTGGCCGAAGCCTATGCCGCCGCCTTCAACCCGCTGTTCCTGACGGCGTCGGGCATCTGCCTTGTCGGCCTGGTCACCGCACTTTGCCTTAAGAACGTCCAGCTACCGGGCGCAACCATTGCCAAGACGATCGACCCTGCGGCTGCAGCCCACGTCGCGGACTGATAAAGCTGGGCTTCGCGCGTGTCGGGGGCCCTTGCCATCCACCCCTCCCGCCGCTACATCTTTCCTCGCTCTAACGGGGTGCCTTGTGTCCATCCGGACATCTGGCTGAGAGGCTTTCACCGGCCAACCCGCGGAACCTGATCCGGTTAACACCGGCGGAGGGATTAGACGCGCGAAATCAACAGCGCCTATTCTCCGTTTTAACGCGAACCAAGGAGGAGGCGCTTCGATGCCCACCCGATCTCTGACGACATTTATGGCTGGCCTTGTTCTGGCGGCCGGCACGACACTTCTGACCGCTCATGCCAGCCAGGCAGCAGACAAGACACTGACCGTCTATACCTACGAGAGTTTCACCGCCGACTGGGGCCCCGGCCCCAAGGTCAAGGCGGCGTTCGAAAAGACCTGCGGCTGCACCGTCAACTATGTCGCCGTCACCGACGGCGTCGCGCTCCTGTCGCGCCTGAAACTCGAGGGCAAGGACACCAAGGCGGACGTGGTTCTTGGTCTCGACACCAATCTCGTCGACGAAGCCAGGGATACCGGCCTGTTCGAGCCTGCCGGGATCGATACGACGGCCGTGAAGTTGCCGGGCGACTTCAAGGACGACGTCTTCGTTCCCTACGATTACGGTCACTTCGCAGTGGTCTACGACACGCAAGCCATCAAGAACCCGCCCAAAAGCATGAAGGAACTGGTCGAGGGAGACCCGTCGCAAAAGATCGTCATCGAGGATCCGCGCACCTCGACACCGGGCCTGGGCCTGCTGCTTTGGGTCAAGTCGGTCTATGGCGACAAGTCGGCGGAAGCCTGGAAAAAGCTCAAGGGCCGCATCCTGACCGTCACGCCCGGCTGGTCGGAAGCCTATGACCTGTTCACGAAGGGCGAGGCACCGATGGTGCTCTCCTACACGACGTCTCCCGCCTACCACATGATCGCCGACAAGACCGACCGCTACCAGGCGGCATCGTTCTCGGAAGGCCACTACATCCAGATCGAGGTCGCTGGTATGACGAAAACCTCGGCTAACAAGGATCTGGCCCGCGACTTCCTGAAATTCATGATCACACCCGGTTTTCAGGACATTATCCCGACCAACAACTGGATGATGCCGGGCGCCGCCACCTCGGCGCCGCTGCCGGACGCTTTCGGCAAGCTCGTCGTACCCACCAAGACGTTCCTGATGAGCCCGGCCGAAGTCGACAAGAACCGCAAGGCCTGGATCGACGAATGGCTGGCCGCCACCAGCGGCAACTGATCGAGCCCTATGCTGACGACATCCGAGCGCGCAAAGGCACTGACCGGCGGGGCTATCAGCCTCGCCGGCATCCTGCTGTTTGTCGGCCTTGCTGTCGGCGCGCTGCTCGCCGCCGGCATCGAGACGCAAGGTAACGCTCCTCTGCTCGATTCCTATATCCTGCGGGTCCTGCGCTTCACCTTGCTGCAGGCGACGCTCTCGACGGTGTTGGCGGTAGCGCTTGCCATCCCCGTGGCGCGTGCCCTTGCCCGGCAACGGCATTTTCCCGGCCGCCTCTGGCTGATCCGCCTGATGGCGGTGCCGATGGGGCTGCCGGTGCTGATCGGCGCCATGGGGCTTCTTGGCATCTGGGGCCGACAGGGCATCCTCAACGGCGCCCTGCAGACGCTTGGCCTCACACAGCCGGTCAGCATTTATGGGCTTTCCGGCATTCTCATAGCCCATGTGTTTTTCAACCTGCCGCTCGCCGTCAGGCTGATGCTGCCGGGCCTCGAGCGCGTGCCGCCGGAATACTGGTTGATGGCATCCGGCCTTGGCATGCGTCCGGGCGCCGTATTCCGCTTCATCGAGTGGCCTGTGCTACGGGCGCTCATTCCGGGTATCGCTGGCCTCATCTTCATGCTCTGCGCCACCAGCTTTACCCTGGTCCTGATGCTCGGCGGCGGGCCGGCGGCCACGACAATCGAAGTTGCCATCTATCAGGCGCTGCGGTTCGACTTCGACCCCGGCCGTGCCGTTGCATTGGCCTTGCTGCAGGTTGCGATGACCGGCGCCGTGCTTGCCGTGATGGCGCTGCTGCCGGCGCCGGACGATCCGGGCCCCGCAACCGGCAGGGCGCCACGCCGCCTCGACGGGCGGCAGCGTCTGGCACGACTGTCCGACGGCGCGGTCATCGCGACTGTTGCGCTGTTCATCGGCCTGCCGCTGGTGTCCGTCGCAGTGGCCGGCATGGAGGCCAACCTCGGCAGGCTCGCCAGCCAGCCGGTCTTCCTGCAGGCGCTGCTGACCAGCCTTGCCATCGCGCTTTCCGCCGGCCTGCTCGCAGTCATCCTCTCGCTGGCAATCGTGCGAGCCCGCTATGCCATCTCGTCGGTGCGAAAAGGCACGACAGGCCTCCGCGCCTTTTCGGCGACGCTCGGTGCCGCCTCATCGCTTGTCCTCTTGGCGCCGCCGATCGTGCTGGCGACCGGATGGTTCATGGCGCTGCGTCCCTTCGGAGATCCGACGCGGTTTGCGGCCATCCTCATCGTCTGCATCAACATGCTGATGGCGCTACCCTTCGTCATCCGCGTCGTCGAACCGGCCTTTGCCATTCACACGGCCCGCACCGGTCGGCTGGCAGCAAGTCTCGGTCTCACGGGCTTTTCCCGCTTGCGCCACGTAGACTGGCCCGGGCTGCGCAAGCCGCTGTTTACGGCGCTGTCCTTCGCCATGGCGCTGTCGCTTGGCGACCTCGGAGCGGTAGCGCTGTTCGGCTCCGGCAATATCGTCACCCTGCCATGGCTGGTCTATAGCCGGCTCGGCAGCTATCGTACCAACGACGCAGATGGCTATGCGCTGCTGCTGGGCCTGCTTTGCCTCGCATTGACGGTGGCTGGAACCGCAGGCCAGGCATCCAGGGCCGAGAAAGGCGGCAGGCTGTGAACTCTCTTTCCGATCTTGTCCTGTCGGACGTGCGGTTGCGGCTGGGCGGCCACGATTTCCGCTTCGACTGCACCCTTCCCGCCGGCAAGATCATTGCCGTCACCGGCCCGTCGGGCGCTGGCAAATCGACCTTTCTCAATCTGCTGGCCGGCTTCGAGACGCCGGATAGCGGCCGTATCATGCTGAACGGCACCGATGTCACTATGATGAGCCCGGCCGAGCGGCCCGTGTCGCTGGTGTTCCAGGATAACAACCTATTTGCCCATCTCGACCTCTTCACTAATATCGGTCTTGGGCTGAGCCCATCGCTGCGGCTCAGCGCCGACGATCGCCGGCGGATCTCGGATGCTCTCGCACGCGTCAGTCTCAAGGGCTTCGAAAAGCGGATGCCGGGCACTCTGTCCGGCGGCGAACGGCAGCGCGCAGCCTTTGCTCGGGCGCTGATCCGCGACCGGCCGATCCTGCTGCTGGACGAACCTTTTGCATCCCTAGACCCCAGCCTTCGCGCCGGCATGGCCGACCTGCTCAGGGAGTTGCACCGCGAGACCGGCAACACGGTGTTGATCGTCTCCCACGATCCGCGCGAAGTGCGTCAGCTTGCCGACCATGCGGTGTTCATCGATGCCGGCGAAATCCGCCTGGCAGCCCCGATAGATGGCTTTCTCGAGGCACTCGGCCTGCCCGCTTTGCAGCGCTTTTTGCAGATTTGAGGTCATGACCGCGCCGCGGCACGACTTTTGCCGCAATTTCGGTGTTGCACGACAATGTAATCTCGAACCGATGCTTGCCAAAATGCAACGACGCCACAATTAAGCAGAGTCTCGCTATGCAACTAAGGCCTAAATCAGTTAGAGCAGTGGGAGCAGACCATCGACAAATGCGGCGCGAAAGCGCGGATGGATCTAAACCTCGAGCATGTAGGACGACGATCAGCGCGATCTTGCGACCTGCCGACATTAAGACACGACAAGCGGAACTGAAGTCCTGAAGCAGCCCGAGCGCATGGAACGAACGAGGACACGCTTGCGCCCTTCCAGGCTGCGCGGCGCTGCTACGTCGTGCCGGCGCTACGTCCTGCTGCTGGCAGCAGCGACAGTGCTGAATAGCTGCCAGTCGCTGATGGACCAGACGTACCAGCCAAACGTCTCGCCATCGGCCAATCCGCAGATCGTCTCGGAAGTCCAGAAGAACGATCCCCGCGCCCAGATGGGCGCA carries:
- a CDS encoding MDR family MFS transporter, producing the protein MDMHLPSAPLVADPRRRLILYLFLMVAMFMAMLDNQIVSTALPTIVGEFGHLERFGWIGSAYLLSLSAVMPVYGKLGDLFGRKYVMITAIAIFTVGSAICGLAVSMNTLIAARVLQGLGGGGILVSIFSINADLFEPRERARYQSYSSLVLMASGAIGPVLGGTMSDLFGWRSIFLVNIPIGFIVLAGLVTMLPYRKPARKPQIDYAGAIVLAMTTTCIVLAADGTQLFGSLLSPAVLAIIAFGIVCAMSWIFIERRAPEPIVPMQLFRNPTFGLLLITSLTSGAIAIGMVNYFALFLQTTTGLSPSVAGLLFILLTGGIVCGSLSAGRLISATGRYKPFAIGSAACSMIAFAALSQVHAGTPVYLIGGLMLLHGIGIGLAQQVPVIGIQNAASSRDIGAATGAVTLSRMGGASIAISIYGAIIGSRLLHVGLSIPGVSNIEEVTPKMMAALPAATREAVAEAYAAAFNPLFLTASGICLVGLVTALCLKNVQLPGATIAKTIDPAAAAHVAD
- a CDS encoding MarR family winged helix-turn-helix transcriptional regulator; translated protein: MTVTLKTDEPVSMDAQEAYIQHIGQVMTRMRLMTGRRMISRLAIQNVAPDLELSHLDVLDAIRRAEAGGEVTVGAVAEILRIDPSRASRIVAEMVTRGVLRRKASQADARRIVVVMSALGQRLLAEVQAQKRALIGDIVADWSEDDMQTFSRLFDQFIGGFEDAFRARYRDSDP
- the thiB gene encoding thiamine ABC transporter substrate binding subunit — protein: MPTRSLTTFMAGLVLAAGTTLLTAHASQAADKTLTVYTYESFTADWGPGPKVKAAFEKTCGCTVNYVAVTDGVALLSRLKLEGKDTKADVVLGLDTNLVDEARDTGLFEPAGIDTTAVKLPGDFKDDVFVPYDYGHFAVVYDTQAIKNPPKSMKELVEGDPSQKIVIEDPRTSTPGLGLLLWVKSVYGDKSAEAWKKLKGRILTVTPGWSEAYDLFTKGEAPMVLSYTTSPAYHMIADKTDRYQAASFSEGHYIQIEVAGMTKTSANKDLARDFLKFMITPGFQDIIPTNNWMMPGAATSAPLPDAFGKLVVPTKTFLMSPAEVDKNRKAWIDEWLAATSGN
- a CDS encoding thiamine diphosphokinase, whose protein sequence is MSSSTFTILLGGALHLTERLQAAVAGSRFIAADGGMRHAQALGVVPELWVGDFDSSPADLGEAFPDVPRQPYPAAKAQTDGEIAIEEAIRRGARRLVLAGALGGERSDHALALLLYGVSLAEQGFSMLLTSGEEEAVPLIAGAMEIDLPAGSLFSVSGFSALDGLSIDNARYPLAGFHLPFGASRTISNVAQGIVRFSLSSGRAIVLARPYDLSGV
- a CDS encoding ABC-F family ATP-binding cassette domain-containing protein, whose product is MAPPILKLDDIFLSFGGAPLLAGANFQVEPGDKISLVGRNGSGKSTLLKIAAGMVEAQSGEIFRHPSSTIRYLEQAPDFGDHKTVLAYAEAGLTPGDDPYRLTYLLSHLGLTGDEDPQSLSGGEARRAALARVLAPEPDILLLDEPTNHLDLPTIEWLEGELQKTRSAIVVISHDRRFLEKVSTATVWLDRGTSRRLDKGFGFFEAWRDTVLEQEELEQHKLGKQIEREEHWLRYGVTARRKRNMRRLGDLQTMRADYRGHKGPQGSVNANISDVQESGKLVIEAELITKAYGERTIVAPFSIRVHRGDCIGLVGPNGAGKTTLLKMLTGQLKPDSGKLKLGTNLEIATLDQKREDLDPEETLAHYLTDGRGESLIVNGEQRHVTGYMKDFLFAPEQVRTPIRKLSGGERARLMLARILSRPTNLLILDEPTNDLDIETLDLLQETVASFAGTVILVSHDRDFLDRTVTSTIAPMNPDAPDGRWIEYAGGYSDMLIQRKGVADELRKAAKAEKARGGGSNAGNQGGVKGKAKMSFKQTYALENIPKEIAKAEAEIAARELKMSDPKLFSKDPATFNALAKEVEKLRGKVTKMEEEWLELETIREQMGS
- the thiP gene encoding thiamine/thiamine pyrophosphate ABC transporter permease ThiP gives rise to the protein MLTTSERAKALTGGAISLAGILLFVGLAVGALLAAGIETQGNAPLLDSYILRVLRFTLLQATLSTVLAVALAIPVARALARQRHFPGRLWLIRLMAVPMGLPVLIGAMGLLGIWGRQGILNGALQTLGLTQPVSIYGLSGILIAHVFFNLPLAVRLMLPGLERVPPEYWLMASGLGMRPGAVFRFIEWPVLRALIPGIAGLIFMLCATSFTLVLMLGGGPAATTIEVAIYQALRFDFDPGRAVALALLQVAMTGAVLAVMALLPAPDDPGPATGRAPRRLDGRQRLARLSDGAVIATVALFIGLPLVSVAVAGMEANLGRLASQPVFLQALLTSLAIALSAGLLAVILSLAIVRARYAISSVRKGTTGLRAFSATLGAASSLVLLAPPIVLATGWFMALRPFGDPTRFAAILIVCINMLMALPFVIRVVEPAFAIHTARTGRLAASLGLTGFSRLRHVDWPGLRKPLFTALSFAMALSLGDLGAVALFGSGNIVTLPWLVYSRLGSYRTNDADGYALLLGLLCLALTVAGTAGQASRAEKGGRL
- a CDS encoding ATP-binding cassette domain-containing protein; the protein is MNSLSDLVLSDVRLRLGGHDFRFDCTLPAGKIIAVTGPSGAGKSTFLNLLAGFETPDSGRIMLNGTDVTMMSPAERPVSLVFQDNNLFAHLDLFTNIGLGLSPSLRLSADDRRRISDALARVSLKGFEKRMPGTLSGGERQRAAFARALIRDRPILLLDEPFASLDPSLRAGMADLLRELHRETGNTVLIVSHDPREVRQLADHAVFIDAGEIRLAAPIDGFLEALGLPALQRFLQI